ggaaagttttcctttggacttgccttgttgagatcacggtaatcaatacacactctggtctttccatccttctttggcacaggcacaatattggctaaccaagtgggataccgtgtgactcgaatgacctttgcctcgaactgttttgtgacctcttctttaatctttacactcatgtcagttttaaACTTCCTTAACATCTGTTTGATGGGAGGAAataccgggtcagtgggcaatttgtaaaccaccaagtcagtgcttagaccccggcatgtcgtcatatgaccatacAAAGAggtctttgtactcaaacaacgCGTTGATTATCACTtccctgagttgtggttcaagatggatacttatcttagtttctctgatattatcggAGTCCCctaattgattgcttctgtatcactcaggttaggcttgggtttttcttcaaaatggcttaattctttactaatctcttcaaggGCCTCATTCTCATGATATTctaattcatcatcacactctatttcttgaattattatttcagtattagattggcttttaagactgggccgaagattcctcatgcaggtcatgtcattgaaaccatcatgaaaagaactatacaaggaagaaaaaaaacaaaaataaaactatcaggaaggaagaaaaagggaaattgcatttcactgaaattaaagataacaaggtttatacatccaaatggacggaacatagaatctgaattacaaccccgGAATagtccagataaactgaaagaaaatcaaagcaaactaccaaaactccctccgagtaggaagaggagtagtttCCCAATGGTTAAGCTTTGCACTAGGCCCAACAAACTGCATATCCGCTTCACTCgagccctctccagcttccaacatgttcacatcggcgaatatcctctcgaacttttcaatcaaatctctatccacatcaaccactgaactgggaaccgtcgtcactgggcgctttctggtaccaggcctgacaaatgatttggaaagatgCAGGAcgggctttggaagggcccatgccctatgtttcatttttctggctcttctcacgtctccgactgtgggcttgaatcccaaaccaaatgtatccaagtttttaggaagagaaaccggatGTACGATGCCTTGCATAGATACACCCAAACCTTTAccaggtacaaaaccattcttcaatatttcaaaagCCACCATGACTGACGTGGCAGTTACCTTTGGAACTGGAACGcccttcccctctggaattttctcaaCTGACACTGTGTCAAAGACTTGATatacccatggccccttgtcgtcttcaacttCAATGAATGGTACAATGGTATTGCTGTGAGCACACAGATTATCTTCATCGTGCACcataatttcctgtctatcccattcaaatttaacCATTTGGTGCATGGTGGATGGGACCGCTTTGACAGCATGGATCCGAGGTcaacccaacaacagattgtaggaAATAGccatatccagcacttggaattccatggtaaattcaactggccctatcgtcagctctAGTACTATATCACCGACTGAATCTTTGCCTCCACCGTCGAACCCCTGaatgcaaatactgttcttgtgaattctgtcatcatccactttcaacttgttcaacgtggagagagggcaaatgttcgcactagacccATTGTCGACCAAGACCCGAGTAACCATGGAACCTTCACATTTCACTGTAAGATAGaaggctctattgtgctcagtaccctccacgggtaacttatcatcagaaaaagtgactcggtttacctcaaatatcttgttagctatcttttccaagttgTTTACTGATATTTTGtcaggaacatgggcctcattcaagatcttcatcaaatcccgatggtgctcgtctgaatacatcaataatgacaacagtgaaatctgagcaggtgtcctcctcaactgctccacaatagaataatcttgcactttcatctttctcaaaaattctttTGCCTCTTCTtcggtcacaactttcttcaccaGCACTGGGCTATCTTTGGAGGTTTTGGCTTTTCTTAACTCCTCGTGGGCAAAACATCTCCCTGATCGAGTTAAACCATGGGTTTCACAGACTTCCTCTCtaacctctttccctttgtaagtcactgtcacccgctcataattccatgggacaaCCTTGCTGTTGGCTATTGGTAGATGagttacaggtttgataatgacaggctATGTGCGAGCACCTTCCACAACTACGATAGTCTTGTTTGCCACCCCTGGTACcaccgtttttgatttttcttgttttACTGCTACCCTATTTGAGGACCCCTTctcgactaccacagatggtttaCTGTCTGTTACCTTCAACTTGATCACTGACTCCTCACTTGTTGGCTTTTCAGTCGGCCtgacctcactggaccgaatcatcatgatggtctgtgaagtcttcttgggctcccctcccctaTGTACTATCttgatcatatttgtctcatgatgggccgacaatggattctggttgatattgggcgcctctggagcttggacctcaatccgatggGTATCAACGAGCTCTTGAATAGTTGTTTTCAATTGCCAGTATTTCTCTGTGTCGTGCCTCGGAGCACCAAAATAATATTCGCAACTCACGAAGTGATCAAGATTTCtcggaggaggatttggcagttttggctcaataggattctcccaacggagtgaaggttttcttcttatgcaacctctcattcttgaatgCTTGATTAGGCCAAAAACCTGTTCCAAGGGGATTTCGGTAGGTTCTTGGGGGTGGATAGAcattttgtggagttgggtagGTATTCTGTAGggttggcgcacgccattgcgcgtgggcaggaggttgagtgtatgtttggcatggtggacggaaaaatgggggtTTGGtagtgggtagtagtgttgtggtgggctatatggggtaTGAGGGTAGGTTTGGTTGGGGGGCCGAGGATGATGAGAGTAGTgaggtgaacccctgggtccgaaccaagctcctgaatcgatcgttgctacatcctctttcttcttctttccaattaccccccagttccgctttgaatggcctgggtggttgccttaatagctgaataactcatgattttgtttgtcttgagcccttcttctaccataccgcccatctttaccacttcattgaaggacttaccTATAAATGATACCAGATGACcataataagtaggttctaaggcctgcagaaaataatccaccatttcactttcttttattggagggtcaacccttgttGCCTGatctctccacctaaaaccatactccctgaaactttcattgttctttttctcaagtttcgtcAAAGACAGACGATCCAGAATAATTTCAAgtttgtactggaagtgacaagcaaatgcctgggctagatcatcccatctTCTGTGATCCTGCCGAGTATACCATTCCAGCGCTGATCCACTCAGACTCTGATTGAAATATGACATTAGCAGCTCGTCTTTCCCGCcatctcccctcattttgctacaaaaacctctcaaatgcgccactggatcatcatgcccatcatacaaatcaaacttgggcatcttaaaccctgccagcaattgcacatctggaaacaAACATAGGTCTTTgcaggccacacttacttggactcccaacccccgcatgtctctgaatgactgttctaggcttttaactttcctgaacatctcctcttgtttgggatttttagatggtttttcggtttccgcagggaggtcaaaatgaggagtgtaggaatagggttcgggagccttgaaagtgggctccgggggtaatactggttgtcgtgaatCTGGAACAGAGACTCACTAGAGAATCGGTATAATGCAgtaggtgggggtgccacaaaaacaagagtgactggtggaggatggtacgagacttgtttgggtggtggagctggtGGTGTTTGGGAAGTTGTGCTatggtagtgttggtagatgggaaAGCTCGAGGACGAATCagtggcaggatgatcctgagactgagccaGTGGCGGGATGaaggcagggttggcggggtaagctggtggtggttgcccttttgcccaggcctggtacatttcggccatctgctgcttcaactTGTACATCTTTT
This sequence is a window from Nicotiana sylvestris chromosome 3, ASM39365v2, whole genome shotgun sequence. Protein-coding genes within it:
- the LOC138888539 gene encoding uncharacterized protein; this encodes MANQELDASIINPSREVEKLYINSMKEKMYKLKQQMAEMYQAWAKGQPPPAYPANPAFIPPLAQSQDHPATDSSSSFPIYQHYHSTTSQTPPAPPPKQVSYHPPPVTLVFVAPPPTALYRFSRFKMPKFDLYDGHDDPVAHLRGFCSKMRGDGGKDELLMSYFNQSLSGSALEWYTRQDHRRWDDLAQAFACHFQYKLEIILDRLSLTKLEKKNNESFREYGFRWRDQATRVDPPIKESEMVDYFLQALEPTYYGHLVFGLIKHSRMRGCIRRKPSLRWENPIEPKLPNPPPRNLDHFVSCEYYFGAPRHDTEKYWQLKTTIQELVDTHRIEVQAPEAPNINQNPLSAHHETNMIKIVHRGGEPKKTSQTIMMIRSSEVRPTEKPTSEESVIKLKVTDSKPSVVVEKGSSNRVAVKQEKSKTVVPGVANKTIVVVEDEHHRDLMKILNEAHVPDKISVNNLEKIANKIFEVNRVTFSDDKLPVEGTEHNRAFYLTVKCEGSMVTRVLVDNGSSANICPLSTLNKLKVDDDRIHKNSICIQGFDGGGKDSVGDIVLELTIGPVEFTMEFQVLDMAISYNLLLG